ataaaagaagaaaactttAGAAGAGAAAAAGGACGAACAGATTGGAATTCGTTGCAGAGATTTTTTATTTGCAGAACATGGGTTTCTTGGTGATGGATTGGAAACGATATTGGAAACGATAGACGAGTCTGGGTATAGGTGATACTGATTGGCTTATTTCCAAGTAGTGCTCCCGAGTCCCACATCGTATAAGGATGTTTACTTCATTACTGTATCCAGTAATTACAAGAGTGCCATTAATGAAAATGTTGTTCTCCGTGTTTTTGAAAAAACaccaaaacagaaaacaaaaacatattttaattgttctgatttttctgttttaaaaacaaaaaaataggaaactgttttttaattaattatgagaaaacaactttatcaaacaagtttttttgtttttaaattttataaaacagaaaactgtttttaaaaacagaaatcaaacaggcccttagttttttagtttgttttctgttttttcattcatgatgtaacaaaaaaacaatCATGCATTCATGTTGTTAGGCACTTCTGCAAATgtgtgcatatatatatatatatatatatatatatatatatatatatatatatatatatatatatatatatatatatatatataccaagTTATGGGCCTGGAAAATATGGTCCCGGCCCATTTGATCTTTTATTGTTGTGAGTGCCTTTGCATTTGTGGTGAGAGTTTTACCATTCTTGCACCAACACTAGTTCCAGCAGTGTCGGATGCTACTTAGGTAATATTATGGAGgtgatgaaaaagaagaagagtgaAATTAAAGGAGGGAAATAATCGATGCTTGGACTTGGATGGTTGGGAGGCTGAGGGAGATGCTTTGGAATTAGAGGTACGATTGTGAACTGTGGGTGATAAGGTGGAAGCATTGTTTGGCCAAAGAAGATGTTTAAAACTAAGTGATTTTCTCAGCATATGTCACTTGGGTCATGTCCTACTGGGCTATTTTTTCTCTGTTCTACAATTTTTGTTAAACAAATTGCAATTGCATCCTTTTCTTATTTATTAAAGGCTTAAttctcaaattagtccctgtctttgtttcgccgtctgaaccaggtccctgatcggaaaaatttgtgcaaaaagTCCCTATGAATGAAAATCGTTTGGggcaagtcctcgccggagcccggagctccggcgagtgatgaagtgGCGTGATGACTAGATAAAAACTGATGACATggcattaaataaaattaaaaaaaaattaattaatttaccaTTTAATAACCTAAATTAACTTGATTTAATCCTCAATTAACCCACTTGATTTAATCATCAATTAACCCACTTAAACATATACCCCCAACCTTTTTCCTAATTACCCTCAATTCCCAATCCCAATCCCAATCCCAATTTCGTTCACCTgttgaaattagggttcatccCATGTTCTTCACATCTGAGTGTTTGATTTCATCTCTTCatcccatcttcttcacatATTCGTTCGATCCTCTTCACTGAGTCACGTTCCTCTTCCCTGAGTCGCGTTTTTCTCTTCCCTGAGTCGAGGTTCTTCTCTTCGAGTTTCAGAATCAGTCGCGTTCGATCCTCTTCAAGTCGCGTTCTTCCAGTCGCCTTCTTCTCTGTCGCGTTCGATCCTCTTCATGTCGTTCGTTCCTCTTCCCTGATAAGCGTTCCTCTCCTTTCAGATTTCTCCTTTCAGATTCCCTGAGTCGCGTTCCTCTCACAAACCATGAATTCTTCATCTGCTTCTTCATCTCGCACAAGGTCGAAGACAATCACTGCAGGTGGAAGTGCTAGATGTCAATGTGGTCTTCCTCTGATCATTTACACTGCTGGTACTCGACATAACTCGGATAGGAGATTTCTCAGATGCAGAAATTGGCAAGTAAGTGTATGGCCTTCCAAAATGAGTTTAAGCTTGTGTTTGTTGAAAAATCTGTAACTAAAATGTATTCTTGTGGCAGCTTCCACATAATTGTGGTTTCTTTTTTTGGATTGATGATCCATATGAGGGAAGAGATGCAGTTCAGGGAAGAGATGCAGTTGAAGGTCATGCAATGAGTTATAATTCTGAGATTGGGAATTCAAACTCTGTTAATGTTAATGTTGTTTCTGATTTGAACAAAAAGATTAAGAAGCTCAAGATGAAGCTTGAAGTTGAAAGATTCCAGAAGAAGCTCTCATGTTTCTTTACTCTGGTTGCTGTGACAGTATCAATATGGTGTTTCTGTATGAGAAAGGGTTGAAAGAAGGATTTGAAAGAAGGCTGCATGTTGAAAGAAAGCCTTGAAAGAATTAGTTTAAGGCCTTAGTTTAATTATGTTTGGTTATCTATCTAGACTTGTCTGTTGTTAATGGCATTTTCAAGCCTTCATTTTGTCTGTTGTTAATGGCATGTCCAAGCCTTCATTTTGTCTGTTGTTAATGGCATGTGCAAGCCTTCATTTTGTTTGTTGTTAATGGCATGTTCAAGCCTTCATGTTCCATCTTGTGTACTATCAGAAAGTATTTTGTGTATGTTCCATGTACTGAATGTAATGAAAAGGAGTTGTTAATGGCATGTTCAAGGCTGTATGTTCCATCTTGTGTACTATCAGGAAGTATTTTGTGTATGTTCCCATGTACTAAAAATAGCTAAAAATATCCAACCAACATAGACAATTAAATAGATGAGTGTAAACCATCAATGCATAAGGAGGAGTTAAAGTACCCCAATTGTCATTGTTTACAGAAGGATAAAGATAGCTAAAAGCATTTAAAATGCATTTCAAATCCAGCAAGTTAGTGGCCAAAGTAAGTGGTCCACCAAAACCCATTAATATTACAAAACATTCGACCATCCTAGTGGCCATGTGGTCCACATTCAACTacttaagaaagaaaaataaagaaccaTGTGAACCATGTCAGATCTTGATTCcctcacacaaaaagctatcccTTCCCACTCTCAAAAAGTAATTCCCTTCATCCAAAGCAAGGTCAAGAAGATTCTCCCACAGTTTTGTCCAAGTCAACGCTGCACTGTGTTGGTAAAGTGTCTTCAACAACTTGTTGATCTCCTGAAGCCATGGGAAAATCATTTCCTGTAACAGCTGCAGCCCCATCTACTGTCCTGGAAGTCCCAGATGCAGTCCCAACTTGGAGGATAGAAGCAGAAGTGCTTGCAGCTCCATGATTCCTTGTCACAGTATATCCTTGACTCCAATTTTGAACCTCAGATCTTGGAGCATCATGGACTTTTTCCTTCTGGAATTAAAGGTAGGCTTTTTCATACAAGATTCTAGGAAATTAAGATGAAAATAGATCCAAATAGATATGAGATCGAATAATACCCCTTTTCCAGAAGTAAGAGGTACTGGGGCAGGTGCAGTGAGATTATTGCTTGGCTCCCTGATAACAATACCAGGAAGAGAAGGAGCAGGAGCTTGAAATATGGGGATGATTTCAGGGTTGTTCTTACATTTGTTTTTATAGTGCCCATACTGCTTGCATCTACTGCATTTCTTAAAACCCTTTTTCTGCAAAACATATTAAACATTTTTTAAAGCTTTTTGACATCATCAAATAAGGCATATAAATACAACAAGAAAATCTTTGGTTTGTtacctttgttttcttttgattcTCAGCAGGTCCATCATTCTGTCCATCCTCAGGTCCATCATTTTGTGGTTCAGCCTCAGGTACATCATTTTGTGGTCCATCCTCAGCTCCATCATTCCCAGCAGGTTGGTCTTCCTGAATAGGGTTCTTACAGGTCTTCTTATTGTGCCCGTATTGCTTGCACCTGCTGTACTTCCAAGCTGCACCCCCTCTCTTTAATTTACTTGGATTAAGATCATCACATGGGTCTCTTCTCCTCAATTTCTTGGGCCTACCAGCTCTTCTCTTATACAATGGTGGCATAATGCATACAGGATCATGTGGAGTAACAATCCACTGGTTAGGTCCAGGTAATGGTGTGACAAAATTCTCATATGTTGCTCTATAAGCAGCCCTCTGGTAGCACTCATGTACATAGGCCTTTGGATCATGGCCATGAAAAGAAATTGCAGCCACTGCATGTCTGCATGGAAAGCCATTCAACTGCCAGAAATTACAGCAACAAGTCCTATCCCTCAAGTTGATAACATGTCTCTCCAAAGTGATTAGATGGCGAACCTCAAACATTAGAACACCAACAGCCCTAGTGACCCAGTTCTTACTGTGGTCAACCTCATGTGATATCCTCTTCAATGACCTAGGCATGATTTGTCCAGGATGCTTGTTCAGCTTCTCCATCATTGCTGGGAACCTTCCCATGACATAGGTCCTAATCCACTCCATCATGGTTAGGATAGGTTTGTCTCTGGCCAATATAATTGCAGAATTGAAGGCTTCTGATAGGTTGTTCATAACCACATCACATCTAGAGAACCAACTAAAAGCATGTCTGCACCAGCTTGAAGTTGGCTTCTCCATCAACCAGTGGAAAGCAACTTCGTTATGCTCCTTTATTAGTTGCATTTTTTCTTTCCAAGCTACTTCATATGTAGCCTTGGCAGCAGCCATCATTAGGTCCCTTAGAAGCACACCACCTCCAAATTTAGTTTTCATGTTTGCATAAAGATGCCTTACACATAGTCTATGTTCAACACCTTGCAGCATATCTTCTTTGAAGACCTCCATCAATCCCTGTAATCATTTTAATTACATTAGGATAGGTAGAGTTAATGACAAAAATGAGTTTACTTATGACAATAAGATCACAATTACCTTTTGTTGATCGGAGATAAATACCCATCTGCTTGATCTTGTGGGGTCTATGTCATCCATCAAAAGCTCCATAAACCATCTCCAACTATCTTTGGTTTCAGATTCAACAACAGCAAAGGCTAGAGGGAAATACTGCTCGTTTGCATCTCTACCAACTGCTGCCAACAGTATCCCTCCATGTTTAGTCTTGAGATGGCATCCATCCAAGCCTATGAATGGCCTGCATCCAGCTAGAAACCCTCTTTTACAGCCATCCAAGCACATATAATATCTGCTGAATCTAGGAAACAATGTGGTTCTGGGTGATTCAAAGCTCATCTTGCATGTGTTTCCTGCTGACCTTGCTCTCAATTCATTACTAAATCTCCACAAGAGGGTATACTGTAATTCAACAgcaccttcaacctcttcagtTGCCAACTGTTTGCCTTTCCATGCTCTGTATCTGGTTATACCAGTCCCAAGGTTAACTCTGAAGTCATCTACAATTTCATTGGTGCTGATTTTGTTGACTGTCCTGACTGTATTCAACAGCTTCTTCTTCACCCACTTTATATTTGCAGACTTATTATCAAACACTCTAGCACATGTGtggttatcaactagagttttGATTCTGTAAGATTTCTTGTTACCAACCTTGCTACACAGAATGAGCCATGGACAATCATCACTTCTACACGCCACCCTGCACCTAATGCTATCATTTTTCAGGAATTTGTATTCTCTGCCATTCGTTACACAAACATCAGTTAGAGCTTCCTTGAACTGATCAAGGGATGCAAAGTCCATTCCAAGAATGAATTTGAAATCTGGGCCCAAACGCTCCTCCACAAACTTTGGGTATCTTCTCCTAGGAACATCTTCCATCTCAGAATCAGTTGCCACACTTTCCAAATCTTCACTCTCATACCCTCCATCAAAGTCAGGGTCATCCCCAAAAGCCATCCCCATACCATCAGCAGACCTACCATTAAGCATTTGTGTGATATGCTTATTCAACAAATCCTCTGCCTCTGCAAAAGCTGGGTTCGTTAATTCATCTTCTTGTTGAaggtctctttcttcttcactatCCTCAAGTCTAATGCCTTGATTAGACACATCACTCTgatcatcatctccatcaataACTTTTGGAATATTATTGTCGGATTCAACCAAGTTTTCAGGAACAACCTGGACTTAGGCACATTTTCAGGAACAACCTGGACTTCAGGCACAATTTCATCAACAGCTGGAGCCATTGGAGCACTCAAATTTTCAGGCACATTTTCAGCAACCTGCAAAGATTCAGACACTGTAACATCAGGAGCAATCCCATTTTCAGGAACATTTTCATCAATTGGAAACTGAGAATGAAGAGTGACTTCACCATGCaagtcctcatcatcagaaatAACAACTAGGCTTGGCTTGCCCAAGTTATTTGATTTCCTCACCACAGCTTGTAACCGGTGGGACCTTCTAACAGTTTTCATCTTTGTTGGTTGAGCCTTCTTCTTTCTAGCTTTCTCTTTTTCATTCACCACAGAAGGTACAATTGGTTCAAAATTTCTAACATGCATTGAGAGTGGCTCTTTTGACAGATTTTCAACAAACAAGACACCTTCACCCTTTGAAGCAGCAATCGTAGCCATTTCCAGTGCATCAGAATCAGATTTGTAAGGCCTGAACACTTCTTTAGGAACATCCTCAGTAGTGTCAATGTATGACCACCACAAATTAAACTCCTTGTATCCCAGCTCTTTGATCATGTCAACAGTGTCAATGTATGACCATCTATCTTCATCTTGATCAGGAAAAACACTTCGACCACCACCAAAATAATGGCAGTAAGGGGAGGTTCCAAACCAACCACCATGGCGAACAATGAAGGTAAACACCATCCTGCAAATCCCCTAAATAGCAAGTGAACATTAATCCCTAAAATAGAAACCCAAAGAATCATTCCACAGCAATGCACTCGAAACCCACCCCAAAACCAGCCCCAAAACCCACCCCAAAACCAGACCCAAAACCCATCGAGCATGCAAACCCCAACCCATCCCTGAGTCGAGCATGAAAACCCCCCAAAACCCATCGACCATGAAAACCACAACGACAAAACCCATCTCAGAATAACCCCAAAACCCATCGAGAATGAAAAACCCCAAAACCCATCTCAGAATAAGCTTAATCAAAAGGAATAATCACCATAATAATCAACACAATGCTTAATCGAGAGTTGAGTTGTCTACTTACTTCACACTTTGCCAAATCGAACAGGAAAGAAATGTATATCCACTTTGCCAGAAGAACGAACGAACGCACAGGAAGGATTGGACTTAGGTTTCTCAGATGAACTTAGGTTCTCACATGAAAAGTTAAGAATGCAGATGAACTTAGGTTCTCACATGAAAAGTTAAGAATGCAGATGAACTTAGGAAATGGAATTGGGATTGGGTTTAGGAATTGAGGGTAATAAGTGGGTAATTAGGAAAAGGTTTGGGGAAATATGCTTAAGTTTGTTAATTGAGGATTAAAACAAATTAGTTTatgtttaatttaatgttaaaataatttttttttaatgccaTGTCATCAGTTTTTATCTAGTCATCACGCcacttcatcactcgccggagctccgggctccggcgaggacttgccCCAAACGATTTTCATTCATAGGGActttttgcacaaatttttccgatcagggacctggttcagacggcgaaacaaagacagggactaatttgagaaTTAAGCCTTTATTAAAAGCAAGGAAAAAGGTTTAGAGAAAGTCAAATCTTGTAAAACACAAAAATGTATTATAATAAGAGGATACAAATCCATCAAAGATGACATGTAgttttcaaaacaaaacaaaaaaatccttCCATATCGCTACTTTTCTTTTGGAACAACTATATACCTTGGATTGTGTACATTGATATTCAAGTTGACATTTTCACCATTTAGGTTGAGAAGAGGCTGAAACACTATCAATAACCTGAAGGTAAAAGCTCCAAAATTCACTGCTTTCCCTGATGCTTTCCTGACCAATTGGGTGTTCCTCAACATACTTTTGCATATTGTCAGCATTTGCCAAACCTTCTAGATATTGCCGCATATCGCCTTCAACCGCTGCCATAAATCATATATTTTATTAGTTAACCATTCTATGAGCTTTAGAGATATTTACCCTAATAGATATTTCAACAAGAAAATAAGCAAATAAAATGTTTTTGAATCTGAAAGCATAGGGAAACACTTGGGTAGGCTTATAAGTGTGCCATATATCTATCACAATAAAATTTGTTTTATCTTCCTTTATCCCATGGCCACAATGAGATTCAAGCCAAATGTTAGAAGAAAGCTAAATAAAATACTATTTGAAGTATATAAGAGAGCAGTAAAGAACCAAATAAATATTCAAGTCTGCCTAGTCCATTAGCAAAGGAAAGTGAAAGTGATTGTTAGATACGAAATTTCATGATATACATTAAACATACATCTTAGGGGTTATTAACCTCCGTTAATGTTTGTggttattaaaaaattaaacattagtAATGTGTATGTAAAATGTATAACTGCCAAATTTTGTATGATGATAAGTGCCTCATTAGCAAAATTTAGAAAACCTCATGCAAACTCTATTGACTTCATAATTATGAATGCTATTATGTCATTTTGTATCATACGTCATACCTAGTGAATTGTCGTTCTGATTCTCAAATTTGTATGTATGCGGAAAGACTGAGGTGCGTGGCTACAATGATTTATTAAAACAATCAACAAGttagtaaatgaaatattatataatatgctaaaagaaaaaaataaggttTGTTTATTTACAGGATTAAGCAATGCTTTGTAGGGAGAATCATCCAATAGTAATGTATTTGATTCATTATAATATCCCTTCTCCCACTGAGCACTAGGATCAGAATTCTCCCAAATTTTCCTCAAATCCTTGAAAACCAAAGTCTTGTGCTTGTTTTCAAGAGTTTTGAAACTTGTTTCAGTACAATAAGAATGGCCCTGTCAATAATATGTAGAATAGGATGAAATTAGACCATGCTTTCTAAGTTATACCAAATTACCAACAACCAAATAGGTTTAAAAACTAATGAATGCATCAATCAATATAGAATCACCATACCTTTGCTTGATAAAATGATATTCCATGTAAGCATCTATAAGACTTCCAAGTTGATCAAATGTATGTTttgtaaacaaaacaaaaaaacagagGCGAAAATAGAGAAATTCatatttaaaatcaatttcCATGATAAGTGGCAAGTTCTGATAGAACTAGACCATAAATAATGAAGAAAATAggagaaatagagaagaaaacAAAGATATTTAATTCATAGAATTGTAGTTATAATTTCTGACTTTCAAGAGATCAGAATCTGTCCTGCAACTGAATTACAATTCCAGAATGCATTCCCTAACAAGATGGCTTAATTTTCACTATCAATATCACAATGGAATAGCACTGAAGAAATGCAACAGAAAACCTGAATAATCCCTGAATGAAATAAGTATGAAGTACACTATCAAGTACATGAAAATTAATGTCAGCCATGAAACAACATACATTCTGTACCAAGTTTAGTAAAACAGGTTGTCTAGAGGACAAAAAGTTTCAAAATGAGGAACAGAAAATTTTCATCTTGgaaatcaaagaaaatggaTAAAGTGCTTACCCAACAAAACAGCAACCTCTGTTTCATGTTTCCCATCAAATAATCAATGACATTGTCGACATTTTTCCTACAAAAATCACAGGACCAAAAAGTTAACAAGCTGCAGCTAATTATTTGCTCACAAATCACAATATCAAAGATCCATAGAAAATGAGGGGCAGCTACTGAATATAAATGCAGACAAAGTGACATTTAACATAACAATGTTCAAGTTGAGGTGTACTTACTGGGTTCTGGAAGACCACACACCCACTTCAAAATTCTCGAAACAGAAGTTAAGAAACTCAAGATAATAAGGCCTCTTGAATACTGAAATGAAAGACAAACAGAATAAACAATGAGTAAACAGTACATAAGAGTCAAAGCAGTATTGTTAATCATGGATCGCAGAAAATAGCAGAAAGCCAAATATCCTCTATGTCAAGCCTGCGGAAAATAGCGGCAGATAGCAGATAATAGTGAACCCTCAAAGCGCTACAATAGTGCCACGATATCCGTTATTTGACAACACAGTAAAAGTATGCATAGTTAATTCAAAACAGAACAAGTTAGGTATTACTCACTTGCTTTCCTTGCTATGGTTGCATCTGCTTTTTTATGCTTTGGAGGGGGAGAGACTATGTCTACTAGAAGCCCATTCACATCAAGAACAAGAAGCTTTTTCTTCAAACATCTAATGGGTCTTTCAACTGAAGAAATTTGCAGCTTTTTTGGCTGattttcttccatttcattTATGGAAGTTATAGATAATTTGCTCACTTTGACACTAATTACTTCATCATTCACTATTTTCTCCATCTTAAATTGATGATCCAGGGAACCCTGCAATTGTTGTATATATATGACAACATTGTTAGTATACTCAGCTCCCAATGATTTATAGCATGTTTTGTTGCCCCATTGTCTATGTGCTAATGGATTATGAAAATATGGATATCAAGAGATTCAAAAGGTAACATATTGTATAAGTATTACAGAAAAACAAGCTAACAACaacaaatataatttaataatgGATCAGgattacaaaaaaaatataattactgATAAGAAAAGTTAAAACTCCAGTTGTTCCATTGGTCTAAACTTTAAAGAGGAGACAAGAAAAACCTTGTAGTGTTCTATCTCTCCATTAATTGACTGGCATCTTCAATATTTAGAACCATGCCAGCCCCTTCAATTCACTTGCTCTGTTCAGCTATCCAAGTAAGTGCATATGAGAGTATCTTCAAggtttcataattgattatgaaaaaAGGAGGAAATAAATCCAAACATACTAGAATTGAGAAGGTAGTGGCGCTTTAAGGTATCAAGTCTTAGATAAGCTAGCAAAACCTTCAATCAAGAAATTCATTCTATGCTTGTcgattaatatataatatatatcccTAATAATTGGATGACACTACACGATCATTAGAATGTAAAATCTTAATAACTAAaacattgaaaagaaaaaaaattgtatattaaATTATTGGTGACAAaagatttttttaaatgttCACCCACATGAAAAATGGATATATTTTTTGGACAGTTAATAGGCTTTTAAATAAGCTAATTGGTCAGGTCAAACCTTAAAATTTGGCCTATAATAAGTCAAATTTGAGGTCACACAAAGCCTCACCTGATCTATATCCACTATAGGTAGGAAGTTAATTTTTGTGGTCTCTTCAAAAGATCGTCTTGTTTGGTTTTTTCCCTTTCGCTGGTTGTCTCTTTGGGGATCTTTGGTTCTTTGGGCTATTGTTTGGTTCTTCTTGGGATTGGTTGTTTTGTTGGCTTGTTTCATTGCCAATCTCTTTATAGATTGTGCttattcaataaataaaaattgctatcggaaaaaaaaaccaGAGTTTTAAATATCAAACAAAGATGACAATGTAGACACGCAACAAATTTTGGAAAGGGAGGAGAAACTTGACGCGCGATCTTTGCTACAGGAGTTGAATATAGTAAGGTATGAAGAAGACCAATAAAATCAGAaagtcaaacaaacaaaaaacgaATTTTGAGGTTGATTAGGAAAAGAAATCGAATTGGAATTGAAGAACAACACAGGAAAATCCAACAGACTTATGAAGCATAAATAAACACAAACACATAAACAAGTGAGAATTGCTAGAATTGAAGTCCAAGAAACACAGTTCCAAGTCCAACTAATAGCAAAGACGCATATACATAGAAACAACCCCATAAACACAAGTCTTAGCGAGAAGCTTCAA
This is a stretch of genomic DNA from Lotus japonicus ecotype B-129 chromosome 1, LjGifu_v1.2. It encodes these proteins:
- the LOC130716228 gene encoding uncharacterized protein LOC130716228 yields the protein MNSSSASSSRTRSKTITAGGSARCQCGLPLIIYTAGTRHNSDRRFLRCRNWQLPHNCGFFFWIDDPYEGRDAVQGRDAVEGHAMSYNSEIGNSNSVNVNVVSDLNKKIKKLKMKLEVERFQKKLSCFFTLVAVTVSIWCFCMRKG
- the LOC130728622 gene encoding uncharacterized protein LOC130728622; amino-acid sequence: MLNGRSADGMGMAFGDDPDFDGGYESEDLESVATDSEMEDVPRRRYPKFVEERLGPDFKFILGMDFASLDQFKEALTDVCVTNGREYKFLKNDSIRCRVACRSDDCPWLILCSKVGNKKSYRIKTLVDNHTCARVFDNKSANIKWVKKKLLNTVRTVNKISTNEIVDDFRVNLGTGITRYRAWKGKQLATEEVEGAVELQYTLLWRFSNELRARSAGNTCKMSFESPRTTLFPRFSRYYMCLDGCKRGFLAGCRPFIGLDGCHLKTKHGGILLAAVGRDANEQYFPLAFAVVESETKDSWRWFMELLMDDIDPTRSSRWVFISDQQKGLMEVFKEDMLQGVEHRLCVRHLYANMKTKFGGGVLLRDLMMAAAKATYEVAWKEKMQLIKEHNEVAFHWLMEKPTSSWCRHAFSWFSRCDVVMNNLSEAFNSAIILARDKPILTMMEWIRTYVMGRFPAMMEKLNKHPGQIMPRSLKRISHEVDHSKNWVTRAVGVLMFEVRHLITLERHVINLRDRTCCCNFWQLNGFPCRHAVAAISFHGHDPKAYVHECYQRAAYRATYENFVTPLPGPNQWIVTPHDPVCIMPPLYKRRAGRPKKLRRRDPCDDLNPSKLKRGGAAWKYSRCKQYGHNKKTCKNPIQEDQPAGNDGAEDGPQNDVPEAEPQNDGPEDGQNDGPAENQKKTKKKGFKKCSRCKQYGHYKNKCKNNPEIIPIFQAPAPSLPGIVIREPSNNLTAPAPVPLTSGKGKEKVHDAPRSEVQNWSQGYTVTRNHGAASTSASILQVGTASGTSRTVDGAAAVTGNDFPMASGDQQVVEDTLPTQCSVDLDKTVGESS
- the LOC130728623 gene encoding uncharacterized protein LOC130728623 isoform X1, giving the protein MEKIVNDEVISVKVSKLSITSINEMEENQPKKLQISSVERPIRCLKKKLLVLDVNGLLVDIVSPPPKHKKADATIARKAIFKRPYYLEFLNFCFENFEVGVWSSRTQKNVDNVIDYLMGNMKQRLLFCWSYRCLHGISFYQAKGHSYCTETSFKTLENKHKTLVFKDLRKIWENSDPSAQWEKGYYNESNTLLLDDSPYKALLNPPRTSVFPHTYKFENQNDNSLAVEGDMRQYLEGLANADNMQKYVEEHPIGQESIRESSEFWSFYLQVIDSVSASSQPKW
- the LOC130728623 gene encoding uncharacterized protein LOC130728623 isoform X2, which translates into the protein MEKIVNDEVISVKVSKLSITSINEMEENQPKKLQISSVERPIRCLKKKLLVLDVNGLLVDIVSPPPKHKKADATIARKAIFKRPYYLEFLNFCFENFEVGVWSSRTQKNVDNVIDYLMGNMKQRLLFCWGHSYCTETSFKTLENKHKTLVFKDLRKIWENSDPSAQWEKGYYNESNTLLLDDSPYKALLNPPRTSVFPHTYKFENQNDNSLAVEGDMRQYLEGLANADNMQKYVEEHPIGQESIRESSEFWSFYLQVIDSVSASSQPKW